The Pseudomonas sp. IAC-BECa141 genome contains the following window.
TCACGTCCAGCGCATCGACGCTGTTGACCGACACCGTACCGGCTCGCAATTGCCGCGCCACTCGATGGGCGCGGTGCAGATCGTCAGTCCACAGCGACGCCGCCAGACCGTAGACGCTGTCGTTGGCCAGTTGCAAGGCGTGGGCCTCGTCATCGAACGCAGTCACCGCCAGCACCGGGCCGAACACTTCTTCGCGAAACAGGCTCATGTGCGGCTGCACGTCGGTGAAAATCGTCGGCTGAACGAAGTTGTCCGAGCCGTTGAAACTCAGCTGCCGCCCGCCGCAGACGCGGGTCGCGCCTTCACGCTCGGCCTGATGAATGAAGCGCAGAATGCTTTCGGTCTGACGGGTATCGACGATCGCCCCGGCTGCACTCGCCGGGTCCAGCGGATCGCCCGGCTGCCAGCGCTCGGCCTGAGCTTTCAGTCGCTCGACGAACTCATCGTGAATCGAGCGCTCCACCAGCAACCGCGAGTTGGCCGAGCAGACTTCGCCCTGATTGAAGAAGATCCCGAACGCGGCTTTCTGCGCCGCCAGATCCAGATCCTTGCAATCGGCAAACACCAGGTTGGCACTCTTGCCGCCGCACTCCAGCCAGACCTGCTTGAGATTCGACTGCGCGGAGTACTGCATGAAATATTTGCCGACCTGAGTCGAGCCGGTGAACACCAGACAATCCACATCCGGGTGCAGGCCCAACGCTTTGCCGGCCTGTTCGCCGAGACCCGGCAGCACGTTCAATACGCCGGCCGGTAGCCCGGCTTCCAGCGCCAGCTCGGCCAGACGCAAGGCGGAGAGCGGCGATTGCTCGGCAGGTTTGAGGATCACCGAGTTGCCCGCCGCCAGCGCCGGTGCAAGTTTCCACGCGGCCATGTCCAGCGGGAA
Protein-coding sequences here:
- a CDS encoding aldehyde dehydrogenase; amino-acid sequence: MFELADWQRKAAALSYPYQAVIDGKLRAAQSGQTFAAINPATGQFLADVAACGEKDVDSAVQNARQVFEAGTWAGRSPTERKQVLLRLADLILAHREELALLDSLNMGKPVTDAYNIDVPGAAGVFRWYAESLDKLYDQVAPSASNVLATITREALGVVAAVVPWNFPLDMAAWKLAPALAAGNSVILKPAEQSPLSALRLAELALEAGLPAGVLNVLPGLGEQAGKALGLHPDVDCLVFTGSTQVGKYFMQYSAQSNLKQVWLECGGKSANLVFADCKDLDLAAQKAAFGIFFNQGEVCSANSRLLVERSIHDEFVERLKAQAERWQPGDPLDPASAAGAIVDTRQTESILRFIHQAEREGATRVCGGRQLSFNGSDNFVQPTIFTDVQPHMSLFREEVFGPVLAVTAFDDEAHALQLANDSVYGLAASLWTDDLHRAHRVARQLRAGTVSVNSVDALDVTVPFGGGKQSGFGRDLSLHSFDKYTQLKTTWFQLRS